One stretch of Ipomoea triloba cultivar NCNSP0323 chromosome 8, ASM357664v1 DNA includes these proteins:
- the LOC116027855 gene encoding homeobox-leucine zipper protein ROC3 isoform X2 encodes MYGDCQVLSSMAAGNGVPPPDSFFAPPQLGQNPSFGFMSNINMPFSIFPPIIPEEAGLLMKGKEGVDSGSGSEHIEGLSGNEQETDQRRPAAEENQPANKKKRYHRHTAHQIQEMETLFKECPHPDDKQRLKLSQDLGLKPRQVKFWFQNRRTQMKAQQDRSDNVVLRAENDSLKTENYRLQAALRNIICTNCGGPGILADLSFDEQQLRMENARLKEEYERMCCIFSQYTGRAGQPIGPSPLLPAAPLELETAGGFPRKFEDNMGSCEDMVPGQFMAENPQFAGGPFIGEEEKPLAMDLAISSMDELVKMCRAGEPLWVRGNNGREMMNGEEYSRLFPWPLGINKPESSDIRAEATRATAVVIMNSITLVDAFLDAGKWMELFPSIVARAKTIQVVMPGVPGDANGSLHLMYAELQALTPLLPTRECYFLRYCQQNPEEGTWAIVDFPHDSLQINFPSCFPHFKRRPSGCIIQDMPNGYSRVTWIEHAEVEENPVNQIFSNLVASGEAFGARRWLAVLQRQCERVASLMARNLSDLGVIPSPEARKNMMNLAQRMIKTFCVNISTSLGQSWTSLSDSAEDTVRITTRKVTEPGQPAGLILSAVSTTWLPYHHFQVFDLLRDERHRAQLDALSNGNSLHEVAHIANGSHPGNCISLLRINVASNSSQSVELMLQESCTDDSGSLVVYATMDVDAIQLAMSGDDPSAVPLLPLGFVITPMAPPAAAAPSSEPECLPESGCLLTVALQVLASTIPTAKLNLSSVTAINHHLCNTVQQINAALSGLDDTAAAADQFPETDDEKP; translated from the exons atgtatggGGATTGCCAAGTGCTGTCGTCCATGGCCGCCGGAAATGGCGTCCCGCCGCCGGACTCGTTCTTTGCGCCGCCGCAGCTCGGGCAGAACCCTAGTTTCGGCTTCATGTCCAACATCAACATGCCTTTCTCCATCTTCCCTCCCATCATCCCT GAAGAAGCTGGGTTATTAATGAAGGGGAAAGAGGGAGTGGATAGCGGTTCAGGGAGCGAGCACATTGAAGGGCTTTCCGGCAACGAACAGGAAACCGATCAGCGGCGGCCGGCGGCGGAGGAGAACCAGCCGGCGAACAAGAAGAAACGCTACCACCGTCACACCGCGCATCAGATCCAAGAAATGGAAAC TTTATTTAAGGAATGTCCGCATCCGGACGACAAGCAGAGGCTGAAACTCAGCCAAGACCTCGGACTGAAACCTCGGCAAGTCAAGTTTTGGTTCCAGAACCGGCGCACTCAGATGAAG GCGCAACAAGACCGATCGGATAACGTTGTGCTCAGAGCTGAAAATGATAGCTTAAAGACGGAGAATTACCGGCTACAAGCGGCGTTACGCAACATCATATGCACCAACTGCGGCGGTCCGGGCATCTTGGCTGACCTGAGCTTCGATGAACAGCAACTCCGAATGGAAAATGCTCGTCTAAAAGAAGAG TATGAGCGAATGTGTTGTATCTTCTCGCAATACACCGGACGTGCAGGCCAGCCAATCGGCCCATCGCCGCTCCTCCCGGCGGCGCCCTTGGAATTGGAAACCGCCGGCGGGTTCCCGAGAAAATTTGAGGACAATATGGGCAGTTGTGAGGATATGGTTCCCGGTCAATTCATGGCAGAAAACCCTCAATTTGCCGGCGGCCCTTTCATCGGAGAAGAGGAGAAACCACTGGCGATGGATTTGGCAATTTCTAGTATGGACGAGCTGGTTAAGATGTGCCGCGCCGGCGAGCCGCTCTGGGTTCGCGGGAACAACGGGAGAGAAATGATGAACGGCGAGGAGTACTCGCGGCTGTTCCCCTGGCCGTTGGGGATTAACAAGCCGGAATCAAGTGATATCAGAGCGGAAGCCACTAGAGCTACCGCGGTTGTTATAATGAACAGCATCACCTTAGTTGATGCATTTTTGGACGCG GGCAAATGGATGGAGCTCTTCCCTTCCATTGTTGCTAGAGCGAAAACCATTCAAGTTGTTATGCCAGGGGTTCCGGGTGACGCTAATGGCTCACTTCATTTG ATGTATGCTGAATTGCAAGCTCTTACCCCATTGTTGCCAACCAGAGAGTGCTATTTCCTCCGTTATTGCCAGCAAAACCCAGAAGAAGGGACTTGGGCCATTGTTGATTTCCCTCATGATAGTCTCCAGATTAACTTCCCTTCTTGTTTCCCCCATTTCAAGAGAAGGCCTTCTGGTTGCATCATCCAAGACATGCCCAATGGATACTCTAGG GTTACATGGATAGAACATGCTGAGGTTGAGGAAAACCCAGTGAACCAAATCTTCAGCAATTTAGTGGCGAGTGGCGAGGCATTCGGGGCGAGGCGGTGGCTCGCGGTGTTACAGCGGCAGTGCGAGAGGGTTGCTAGCCTTATGGCACGGAATTTATCAGACCTGGGAg TGATACCATCTCCGGAAGCAAGAAAAAACATGATGAATTTGGCTCAGAGGATGATCAAAACATTCTGTGTGAACATAAGCACATCCTTAGGACAATCTTGGACATCCCTGTCGGATTCCGCCGAGGATACTGTCCGAATCACCACAAGGAAAGTCACCGAGCCCGGCCAGCCGGCCGGGCTGATTCTCAGCGCCGTGTCCACCACCTGGCTACCCTATCACCACTTCCAAGTCTTCGATCTCCTGAGAGACGAACGCCATCGAGCTCAG TTGGATGCTCTTTCTAATGGGAATTCATTGCACGAGGTGGCTCACATTGCCAACGGTTCTCACCCTGGAAACTGTATCTCTCTCCTTCGCATTAAT GTGGCTAGCAACTCTTCCCAGAGTGTGGAGCTGATGTTGCAGGAGAGCTGCACGGATGATTCCGGCAGCCTGGTGGTGTACGCCACCATGGACGTCGACGCCATCCAGCTCGCCATGAGCGGCGACGACCCCTCCGCCGTGCCTCTTCTGCCCTTAGGCTTCGTCATAACCCCCATGGCTCCCCCAGCCGCCGCCGCCCCGTCCTCCGAACCCGAATGCCTGCCGGAATCCGGCTGCCTCCTCACCGTCGCTCTCCAGGTCTTAGCCAGCACAATCCCCACCGCCAAACTCAACCTCTCCAGCGTCACCGCCATCAACCACCACCTCTGCAACACCGTGCAACAAATCAACGCCGCCCTTAGCGGCCTCGACGACACCGCCGCTGCCGCCGACCAGTTCCCGGAAACCGACGACGAGAAACCCTAA
- the LOC116027855 gene encoding homeobox-leucine zipper protein ROC3 isoform X1 yields MYGDCQVLSSMAAGNGVPPPDSFFAPPQLGQNPSFGFMSNINMPFSIFPPIIPKEEAGLLMKGKEGVDSGSGSEHIEGLSGNEQETDQRRPAAEENQPANKKKRYHRHTAHQIQEMETLFKECPHPDDKQRLKLSQDLGLKPRQVKFWFQNRRTQMKAQQDRSDNVVLRAENDSLKTENYRLQAALRNIICTNCGGPGILADLSFDEQQLRMENARLKEEYERMCCIFSQYTGRAGQPIGPSPLLPAAPLELETAGGFPRKFEDNMGSCEDMVPGQFMAENPQFAGGPFIGEEEKPLAMDLAISSMDELVKMCRAGEPLWVRGNNGREMMNGEEYSRLFPWPLGINKPESSDIRAEATRATAVVIMNSITLVDAFLDAGKWMELFPSIVARAKTIQVVMPGVPGDANGSLHLMYAELQALTPLLPTRECYFLRYCQQNPEEGTWAIVDFPHDSLQINFPSCFPHFKRRPSGCIIQDMPNGYSRVTWIEHAEVEENPVNQIFSNLVASGEAFGARRWLAVLQRQCERVASLMARNLSDLGVIPSPEARKNMMNLAQRMIKTFCVNISTSLGQSWTSLSDSAEDTVRITTRKVTEPGQPAGLILSAVSTTWLPYHHFQVFDLLRDERHRAQLDALSNGNSLHEVAHIANGSHPGNCISLLRINVASNSSQSVELMLQESCTDDSGSLVVYATMDVDAIQLAMSGDDPSAVPLLPLGFVITPMAPPAAAAPSSEPECLPESGCLLTVALQVLASTIPTAKLNLSSVTAINHHLCNTVQQINAALSGLDDTAAAADQFPETDDEKP; encoded by the exons atgtatggGGATTGCCAAGTGCTGTCGTCCATGGCCGCCGGAAATGGCGTCCCGCCGCCGGACTCGTTCTTTGCGCCGCCGCAGCTCGGGCAGAACCCTAGTTTCGGCTTCATGTCCAACATCAACATGCCTTTCTCCATCTTCCCTCCCATCATCCCT AAGGAAGAAGCTGGGTTATTAATGAAGGGGAAAGAGGGAGTGGATAGCGGTTCAGGGAGCGAGCACATTGAAGGGCTTTCCGGCAACGAACAGGAAACCGATCAGCGGCGGCCGGCGGCGGAGGAGAACCAGCCGGCGAACAAGAAGAAACGCTACCACCGTCACACCGCGCATCAGATCCAAGAAATGGAAAC TTTATTTAAGGAATGTCCGCATCCGGACGACAAGCAGAGGCTGAAACTCAGCCAAGACCTCGGACTGAAACCTCGGCAAGTCAAGTTTTGGTTCCAGAACCGGCGCACTCAGATGAAG GCGCAACAAGACCGATCGGATAACGTTGTGCTCAGAGCTGAAAATGATAGCTTAAAGACGGAGAATTACCGGCTACAAGCGGCGTTACGCAACATCATATGCACCAACTGCGGCGGTCCGGGCATCTTGGCTGACCTGAGCTTCGATGAACAGCAACTCCGAATGGAAAATGCTCGTCTAAAAGAAGAG TATGAGCGAATGTGTTGTATCTTCTCGCAATACACCGGACGTGCAGGCCAGCCAATCGGCCCATCGCCGCTCCTCCCGGCGGCGCCCTTGGAATTGGAAACCGCCGGCGGGTTCCCGAGAAAATTTGAGGACAATATGGGCAGTTGTGAGGATATGGTTCCCGGTCAATTCATGGCAGAAAACCCTCAATTTGCCGGCGGCCCTTTCATCGGAGAAGAGGAGAAACCACTGGCGATGGATTTGGCAATTTCTAGTATGGACGAGCTGGTTAAGATGTGCCGCGCCGGCGAGCCGCTCTGGGTTCGCGGGAACAACGGGAGAGAAATGATGAACGGCGAGGAGTACTCGCGGCTGTTCCCCTGGCCGTTGGGGATTAACAAGCCGGAATCAAGTGATATCAGAGCGGAAGCCACTAGAGCTACCGCGGTTGTTATAATGAACAGCATCACCTTAGTTGATGCATTTTTGGACGCG GGCAAATGGATGGAGCTCTTCCCTTCCATTGTTGCTAGAGCGAAAACCATTCAAGTTGTTATGCCAGGGGTTCCGGGTGACGCTAATGGCTCACTTCATTTG ATGTATGCTGAATTGCAAGCTCTTACCCCATTGTTGCCAACCAGAGAGTGCTATTTCCTCCGTTATTGCCAGCAAAACCCAGAAGAAGGGACTTGGGCCATTGTTGATTTCCCTCATGATAGTCTCCAGATTAACTTCCCTTCTTGTTTCCCCCATTTCAAGAGAAGGCCTTCTGGTTGCATCATCCAAGACATGCCCAATGGATACTCTAGG GTTACATGGATAGAACATGCTGAGGTTGAGGAAAACCCAGTGAACCAAATCTTCAGCAATTTAGTGGCGAGTGGCGAGGCATTCGGGGCGAGGCGGTGGCTCGCGGTGTTACAGCGGCAGTGCGAGAGGGTTGCTAGCCTTATGGCACGGAATTTATCAGACCTGGGAg TGATACCATCTCCGGAAGCAAGAAAAAACATGATGAATTTGGCTCAGAGGATGATCAAAACATTCTGTGTGAACATAAGCACATCCTTAGGACAATCTTGGACATCCCTGTCGGATTCCGCCGAGGATACTGTCCGAATCACCACAAGGAAAGTCACCGAGCCCGGCCAGCCGGCCGGGCTGATTCTCAGCGCCGTGTCCACCACCTGGCTACCCTATCACCACTTCCAAGTCTTCGATCTCCTGAGAGACGAACGCCATCGAGCTCAG TTGGATGCTCTTTCTAATGGGAATTCATTGCACGAGGTGGCTCACATTGCCAACGGTTCTCACCCTGGAAACTGTATCTCTCTCCTTCGCATTAAT GTGGCTAGCAACTCTTCCCAGAGTGTGGAGCTGATGTTGCAGGAGAGCTGCACGGATGATTCCGGCAGCCTGGTGGTGTACGCCACCATGGACGTCGACGCCATCCAGCTCGCCATGAGCGGCGACGACCCCTCCGCCGTGCCTCTTCTGCCCTTAGGCTTCGTCATAACCCCCATGGCTCCCCCAGCCGCCGCCGCCCCGTCCTCCGAACCCGAATGCCTGCCGGAATCCGGCTGCCTCCTCACCGTCGCTCTCCAGGTCTTAGCCAGCACAATCCCCACCGCCAAACTCAACCTCTCCAGCGTCACCGCCATCAACCACCACCTCTGCAACACCGTGCAACAAATCAACGCCGCCCTTAGCGGCCTCGACGACACCGCCGCTGCCGCCGACCAGTTCCCGGAAACCGACGACGAGAAACCCTAA
- the LOC116026565 gene encoding uncharacterized protein LOC116026565 encodes MAMQAGMGLSKIVFLLGAGYTTTVLMQNGKLSDMLGELQNLVKNYEKSVEDGGETDAILAAQVRRLAMEVRSLASARPITVLNGGSNGNITNLVVPAAAVGALGYGYMWWKGISFSDLMYVTKRSMATAVENLTKHLEHVSDALAATKRHLTQRIENVDGKLDDQIEISKQIRTEVNDVRGDLSQIGFDLDSLQRMVTGLDGKLLSLEEKQELANAGVMYLCGIVNGQRVKMPEKVQEQLRIGGNSVGSLMGLKEIVDTCGQGDTDRLITDGSALDKSIVPPRSLMRTASTKC; translated from the exons ATGGCGATGCAAGCTGGCATGGGCTTGTCTAAGATAGTCTTCTTACTGGGAGCAG GGTACACTACTACCGTGCTTATGCAGAACGGTAAATTGTCAGATATGCTGGGCGAACTTCAG AATTTGgtgaaaaattatgaaaaatctGTGGAAGATGGTGGAGAAACTGATGCCATACTTGCTGCGCAG GTTCGACGGTTAGCTATGGAGGTTCGATCACTGGCCTCTGCACGACCAATCACTGTTCTCAATGGGGGTTCTAATG GTAACATAACAAATCTGGTGGTTCCAGCTGCTGCTGTAGGGGCCCTGGGCTATGGATACATGTGGTGGAAG GGTATCTCATTCTCTGACCTTATGTATGTAACAAAGCGTAGTATGGCAACTGCTGTTGAAAACTTAACAAAGCATCTGGAGCATGTTTCTGATGCCTTAGCT GCAACAAAGAGGCATTTGACGCAGAGAATTGAGAATGTAGACGGGAAACTGGATGACCAAATTGAGATATCAAAACAAATTCGGACTGAG GTTAACGATGTTCGGGGTGATCTTTCTCAAATTGGTTTTGATTTGGATTCACTACAGAGGATGGTGACTGGCCTG GATGGCAAGCTTCTTTCCTTGGAAGAAAAgcag GAGCTTGCAAATGCTGGTGTCATGTATCTCTGTGGTATTGTCAATGGTCAAAGAGTAAAAATGCCTGAAAAAGTCCAG GAACAGCTCCGTATTGGTGGTAACTCAGTGGGTTCCCTCATG GGTCTCAAAGAGATCGTGGACACCTGCGGGCAAGGAGATACGGATAGGCTCATAACAGATGGCAGTGCACTGGATAAGTCTATTGTTCCACCAAGAAGCTTGATGAG GACGGCATCAACAAAGTGCTGA